In Phreatobacter aquaticus, a single genomic region encodes these proteins:
- a CDS encoding GNAT family N-acetyltransferase: MKIREATDSDGAALRALIAPIFAEYDNCLFVDDEFPELAAPASHYAAKGGRLFVAERDGRVVGSLAAALVQPGSGELFKVYASGETRGTGLSHQLYALGESLMRDRGAREMVLWTDTRFARGHAFYEKLGFERQPVVRYLADVSATWEFFYRKRLG, from the coding sequence ATGAAGATCCGAGAGGCTACAGATAGCGACGGGGCAGCCCTGCGCGCGCTCATCGCGCCCATTTTCGCCGAGTACGACAACTGCCTGTTCGTCGATGACGAGTTTCCCGAACTGGCGGCTCCGGCCAGCCATTACGCCGCCAAGGGTGGGCGCCTGTTCGTTGCCGAAAGGGATGGCCGGGTGGTCGGCTCGCTGGCGGCGGCCCTCGTTCAGCCGGGGTCGGGCGAATTGTTCAAGGTCTATGCGTCCGGCGAGACGCGCGGCACCGGCCTGTCTCACCAGCTCTACGCCTTGGGCGAGAGCTTGATGCGCGACCGCGGCGCCCGCGAGATGGTGCTCTGGACCGACACCCGCTTTGCCCGCGGCCATGCCTTCTACGAAAAGCTCGGCTTCGAGCGGCAACCGGTGGTGCGCTATCTCGCCGATGTCAGCGCGACCTGGGAGTTCTTCTACCGGAAGCGGCTGGGGTAA
- the aat gene encoding leucyl/phenylalanyl-tRNA--protein transferase, with protein sequence MTRHSDSENAITPEVLLRAYACGIFPMSESADDPGLYWVEPQRRGIIPLDGLIVSSRLARTVKSGRFTIRMDHDFPAVIDACAAPAEGRDSTWINGRIRDLYGQLFAIGHCHSVEVYREDRLVGGLYGVRLGAAFFGESMFHRESDASKVALVHLVARMLAGGFTLLDTQFVTEHLKTLGAVEVPRKSYQTMLERAVSGGARWVPEPLDPREALALIASRSSLPA encoded by the coding sequence ATGACACGCCACAGCGACAGCGAGAATGCGATCACGCCGGAGGTGCTGCTGCGCGCCTATGCCTGCGGCATCTTTCCGATGTCGGAGAGCGCCGATGATCCCGGCCTCTACTGGGTGGAGCCGCAGCGGCGCGGCATCATTCCGCTAGACGGGCTGATCGTATCCTCCAGGCTGGCGCGCACCGTGAAGTCCGGCCGCTTCACCATCCGCATGGACCATGATTTTCCGGCCGTCATCGACGCCTGCGCCGCTCCAGCTGAAGGGCGGGATTCGACCTGGATCAACGGCCGCATTCGCGACCTCTATGGCCAGCTGTTCGCCATCGGCCATTGCCACAGCGTCGAGGTCTATCGCGAGGACCGGCTGGTCGGCGGGCTCTATGGCGTCAGGCTCGGCGCGGCCTTTTTCGGCGAGAGCATGTTCCACCGCGAGAGTGACGCCTCCAAGGTGGCGCTGGTCCATCTGGTGGCCCGGATGCTCGCCGGCGGCTTCACGCTGCTCGACACCCAGTTCGTCACCGAGCACCTGAAGACGCTGGGTGCCGTGGAAGTGCCGCGCAAGAGCTACCAGACCATGCTCGAGCGAGCGGTCTCGGGCGGCGCGCGCTGGGTGCCGGAGCCGCTCGATCCGCGCGAGGCGCTCGCCCTCATCGCCAGCAGAAGCAGCCTCCCAGCATGA
- a CDS encoding GNAT family N-acetyltransferase, giving the protein MIRTATRSDLPRITEIRMAVTENVLSNPAKIVDAVEYLIDRDGFWVFEIDGVIAGFSSADPRDGSIFALFVDKAFEGRGAGQALLARACKALRDAGHRRAWLNTGIGTRAERFYRENGWTEIDRTDTNEITFNRVF; this is encoded by the coding sequence ATGATCCGCACGGCGACCCGCTCGGATCTGCCGCGGATCACCGAGATCCGCATGGCGGTGACGGAGAACGTGCTGTCGAACCCGGCCAAGATCGTCGACGCGGTCGAATATCTGATCGACCGCGACGGCTTCTGGGTGTTCGAGATCGATGGCGTGATCGCTGGCTTCTCGTCGGCCGATCCGCGCGACGGATCGATCTTCGCGCTGTTCGTCGACAAGGCCTTCGAGGGCCGGGGCGCCGGGCAGGCGCTGCTGGCCCGGGCCTGCAAGGCATTGCGGGATGCGGGGCACCGGCGGGCCTGGCTGAATACCGGGATCGGAACGCGGGCCGAGCGGTTCTACCGCGAGAACGGCTGGACCGAGATCGATCGCACCGACACGAACGAGATCACGTTCAACCGGGTGTTCTGA
- a CDS encoding Bug family tripartite tricarboxylate transporter substrate binding protein produces the protein MRRFTIKALVCAIAFAAIGLVAAGREAAAQPYPNRAIRAIVPFAAGSATDIVARAFADRMTATLGQSIVIENRPGANGMIGANAVAKADADGYTILIGTNSTNAAAPALFNNVPFDMHKDFQPISFLCSVPLIVAVPNDLPVKTLAELIAYARGRTDLTFASASASQRVSTEMLLSMTGMKMTHVAYRQGPTAMQDLIAGRVTLFTADLGVMLPQVRGNTIRPLAVTSSTRSPQVPDLPTVDEAANVKGYELIAWFGMFTPANVPADVVTKLNAAVRAAAATPEVQNSLQAALGMQIAPSSPEELAARVRTEAVKWQEAATVAGIEKQ, from the coding sequence ATGCGCCGTTTCACAATCAAGGCTCTGGTTTGCGCCATCGCGTTTGCCGCCATCGGCCTTGTCGCAGCTGGCCGCGAGGCCGCAGCCCAGCCCTATCCGAACCGCGCGATCCGCGCGATCGTGCCCTTTGCCGCCGGCAGCGCCACCGACATCGTCGCGCGCGCCTTCGCCGACCGGATGACCGCGACCCTCGGCCAGTCGATCGTCATCGAGAACCGCCCCGGCGCCAACGGCATGATCGGCGCCAATGCCGTCGCCAAGGCCGATGCCGACGGCTACACGATCCTGATCGGCACCAATTCGACCAATGCCGCGGCACCGGCGCTGTTCAACAACGTGCCGTTCGACATGCACAAGGACTTCCAGCCGATCTCGTTCCTGTGCTCGGTGCCGCTGATCGTCGCCGTGCCGAACGACCTGCCGGTGAAGACGCTTGCCGAGCTGATCGCCTATGCGCGCGGCCGCACCGACCTCACCTTCGCGTCGGCCTCGGCGTCGCAGCGCGTTTCGACTGAGATGCTCCTGTCGATGACCGGCATGAAGATGACCCATGTCGCCTATCGCCAGGGCCCGACCGCCATGCAGGACCTGATCGCCGGCCGCGTGACGCTGTTCACCGCCGATCTCGGCGTGATGCTGCCGCAGGTGCGCGGCAACACGATCCGCCCGCTGGCGGTGACCTCCTCCACCCGCTCGCCGCAGGTGCCCGACCTGCCGACGGTGGATGAGGCCGCCAATGTGAAGGGCTACGAGCTGATCGCCTGGTTCGGCATGTTCACCCCGGCCAATGTGCCGGCCGATGTCGTCACCAAGCTCAACGCCGCCGTGCGCGCCGCCGCCGCCACGCCCGAGGTGCAGAACTCGCTGCAGGCAGCGCTTGGCATGCAGATCGCGCCCTCCAGCCCCGAGGAACTGGCCGCCCGCGTGCGCACCGAGGCGGTGAAGTGGCAGGAAGCGGCCACCGTCGCCGGCATCGAGAAGCAATGA
- a CDS encoding TadE/TadG family type IV pilus assembly protein, with product MSDRRGGAAILFGIAALPLLLMAGAAVDYTYASRVKVRLDNAADMAALSAVNRTSMALSAEAAKTVAANTFVADAGTLNRTVLTSTSVTIGVSGTLRTAEVAYSATVSNVFMGLGGISTTTVSGTVKATSAVPLYIDFYLLLDNSPSMGVGATTADINKLIANTSDKCAFACHITGSTSDYYALAKKLGVAMRIDVVRTATQSLMDTATSMLTVAGQYRAAIYTFGSSCTKTGLTTISTLTASLSTAKTAASAIDLMAIPYQGYNNDQCTDFDNILAAANTAIPTPGDGTSAASPQKILFFVTDGVADYYYPSTCTEPTTGGRCQEPLTTAICTKIKARGIRIAVLYTTYIPLTTNSWYNTWIKPFQSKIPTNMEACASSGLYFEVSPSSGISEAMTALFQKAVASARLTQ from the coding sequence ATGTCGGACCGGCGCGGCGGCGCCGCCATTCTTTTCGGCATCGCCGCCTTGCCCCTGCTGCTGATGGCGGGCGCCGCTGTCGACTACACCTATGCCAGCCGGGTCAAGGTGAGGCTGGACAATGCCGCGGACATGGCCGCGCTGTCTGCGGTCAACCGGACATCCATGGCGCTCTCTGCCGAAGCGGCAAAGACTGTCGCGGCCAACACGTTCGTGGCTGATGCCGGCACCCTGAACAGGACGGTCCTCACCTCCACATCGGTCACAATCGGGGTCTCCGGGACATTGCGGACCGCCGAGGTCGCCTATTCCGCGACCGTCAGCAACGTCTTCATGGGGCTCGGGGGAATTTCCACGACGACGGTCTCGGGCACCGTCAAGGCAACATCGGCCGTGCCCCTCTACATCGATTTCTACTTGTTGCTCGACAATTCACCATCGATGGGCGTAGGTGCGACGACGGCCGACATCAACAAGTTGATCGCCAATACGTCCGACAAATGTGCCTTCGCCTGCCACATTACCGGATCGACGTCCGATTATTACGCGCTCGCAAAGAAGCTGGGCGTCGCCATGCGCATCGACGTCGTGCGCACGGCCACCCAGTCCCTGATGGACACGGCAACCTCGATGCTGACGGTCGCGGGCCAGTATCGCGCGGCGATCTACACGTTCGGGTCGAGCTGCACCAAGACCGGCCTGACCACGATCTCGACACTGACTGCCAGCCTGTCCACGGCGAAGACCGCGGCCAGCGCCATCGACCTGATGGCGATCCCCTATCAGGGCTACAACAACGACCAGTGCACCGATTTCGACAACATTCTGGCAGCGGCCAACACCGCCATTCCGACGCCCGGCGACGGAACCTCGGCCGCCAGCCCGCAGAAGATCCTGTTCTTCGTCACGGACGGCGTGGCCGACTATTATTATCCGTCGACCTGCACTGAACCCACCACCGGCGGCCGGTGCCAGGAGCCGCTGACCACGGCCATCTGCACCAAGATCAAGGCGCGCGGCATCCGTATCGCGGTGCTCTACACGACCTATATCCCGCTCACCACGAACTCCTGGTACAACACCTGGATCAAGCCGTTCCAGTCGAAGATCCCGACCAATATGGAGGCTTGCGCGTCTTCCGGGCTCTATTTCGAGGTCAGCCCATCCAGCGGCATCTCCGAGGCGATGACGGCCCTGTTCCAGAAGGCGGTGGCCTCGGCCAGGCTGACGCAATGA
- a CDS encoding ArsR/SmtB family transcription factor: protein MDMIVIATRLEALGNPTRLAIYRALVRAGAAGLPVGKLQERLAIPASTLSHHLAKLCGCDLVSQTRESTVLRCRANYQVMRDLVGALEDECCADAACGADVGTDAAVA, encoded by the coding sequence ATGGACATGATTGTCATCGCCACCCGTCTTGAAGCTCTCGGCAACCCGACCCGCCTTGCGATCTATCGCGCGCTTGTGCGGGCGGGGGCTGCTGGCCTGCCGGTCGGCAAGCTCCAGGAGCGCCTGGCGATCCCGGCTTCGACGCTGTCGCATCACCTGGCCAAGCTTTGTGGCTGCGATCTGGTTTCGCAGACCCGGGAGAGCACCGTTTTGCGCTGCCGGGCGAATTATCAGGTCATGCGCGATCTGGTGGGCGCACTTGAAGATGAATGCTGCGCCGATGCCGCCTGCGGCGCCGACGTTGGAACAGACGCTGCGGTGGCCTGA